The DNA segment TACTTGTGTTTCATAAATCAAATAGTAGTCCTATATTAGTTAATTAAACAAACCAACAGGAAATGACAATGGATGATTTTTTGTTTTTAACCCGTGTATTCCCATCAGTTGATATTTTTGTAGGATTGAAACCAGCTTTAAAAAGAAGTACAAAAGGCAAAACAATTTTTAGTTGTTTTGATGTTGATGACAATTTAGTAGCGAGTCGGGTATTAAAAGAAGCAAGAGGTCTAAAAAAACTGGCGGTTCCTTCAATAACTCATAAAATACATATTAAATCATTCAATGAAGATTACTATCTTGCGGATGTCAAATTAATGATTGAGGACTGTATTAAAGATAAAATTGCCTACGTTAAAAGAGATTATGGGTTAACACCTGAAGAATATTATCAAGAAATACTAGAAACTCGTGCAAAAGCAAGTTTAATGAAAGAGAAGGCTTTAATAATTGATGAGTCAGATTTTCCAGACAGTGAGGAATTTGAAGTTAAGAGTGAGTAGATAAAACCAGCTTTTACAACAGTAAACAAGGGTTTCAGCTACTGATGAAGGAGGGTCAACTATTTAAGGATTACAGAGTATTTGCAGTTAATGTGCTTTCCCTGCGCCCAAATATAGTTCAGCTACTTTAGGACTATGCAATAATTCTTGCCCAGGGCCTGATATAGCATCGCGTCCAGATTCAAGTACATAACCACGGTCAGCCATTTCTAAGGCTTTACGGGCGTTTTGTTCTACTAAGACAATTGCTGTACCTGTTTGATTAATTTGTTTAATTTGCTCGAAGACTTGCGTTACTAAAATGGGAGATAAAGCCGCAGAAGGTTCATCCAATAGTAGTAAACTAGGTTCCAACATCAAAGCTTTGCCCATAGCCAACATCTGACGTTCCCCACCTGATAGCGTACCAGCACGTTGACGACGGCGATCGCTTAGTCTGGGAAACATGGTGAAAATTTTATCTTTCAAGGGTTTCAGGGGGACATTACGCACAAAAGCCCCCATTTCCAAATTTTCTTCAACACTCAGGGAAGCAAAAACGTTGGTTAGCTGTGGTACATAGGACATTCCCTTCCTAACGATTTGATTAGACTTTAACCCAGCAATATTTTCCTTTTTAAAGGTAATTGTGCCTGTGTGAGGAGTTAAAAGCCCAAAAATGGTTTTGGCTAACGTGGATTTACCCGCACCGTTGGGGCCAATCACTGTTACCAATTCACCTGGTTTAACACAAAAATTTACCCCTTTGAGGATATCTATATCTTTGCTGTATCCGGCGTGGACATCTTTAACTTCTAGTAAATAGTCATTAGTCATTAGTCATTAGTCATTAGCCCTTCGGCTACGTTCAAGGTAAATCATTAGTCAACAGCTAAGTTAACAATAACTATAGACTGTTGACTAGATAATTTTAAGGTGTTTTTTGCAATTCAGGTCGTTCTTCGGGAAGGATCGCATCTGCTACAGGGCAAACTTGGATACATATACCACAATCGATACAGGTGGCAAAATCAATCCAATACCAATCAGTTCCTTTGACATTTCTGCCGGGGCCTTCATGAATACAAGCTACTGGACAAGCATCTACGCAGTCAGCAACGCCTTCACAAACATCAGTTACAATCGTGTGCGGCATTTATTTATAGATTCCCTTTCTTTCGGATCAGCTATATCTAGCCTAGCAGGGGAAGAGGCAGGGGGGCAGGGGGCAAGGGGGCAGGGGAGAAAAAGTAATTTCTAACTCCCCACTCCCTACTCCCTACTCCCCACTCCCCACTCCCCACTCCCCACTTCCTACTTAATGCAATGATTCATTCACGATTGAACCATCAGATTTAATCCAAGCAATTTCGGCAATGCCGCGATCGCTTGCGTATTTTCTCGTGGCTTCCATATCTCTGCCACCTAAATCCATTTCTACTCGTACTAAATCTGTAGAATCACGCAATTTTTGGGCGTGGGCAAAGGCCGCAGCTTCTACATCTGGTGTTTGGGCTACTACTAACCAGTTACTAGTAGGAGTTGATTGTGGTAATTGCTGGGTAGATAAGATCACTTGATATAAATCTTCGATATTCAGTACAAAACCAATACCGGGAATATCTTTGCCTTGAGGATGATATATTCCTAAAAGCTGGTCGTAGCGACCACCACGCCCTAAAACTCTCGCTTGTGAATCTGTATCGCTGACGATTTCAAAGACTATGCCAGTATAGTAGTCTATGGTTTGAATTAAGCTCAGGTCAAGAATTAAGGGAAACTGCCCTTCTGATTGTAATAACTCTACCACAGATTTGAGGTTATTCACAATCTCTTGTTGCTCTGGATCTAAACCCAAGCTACTGACTTTTTGCAAGACATCTGCACTGTCACCGCGTAAATCCATCATGATGATGGCGCGATCGCGCAGTTCATCGCTCAAGGGTAAAGTATCTATGGCAATGCGATCAAGATGAGCGATCGCACTCCGAACTTTGGCTTGAATATTCACCGGAAAGGCATCAAGGAGCGATCGCGTAATTCCCGCTTCGCCTAAAATTAAATGCCAATCCTGCAAACCTAATGCAGCCAGACAATTTTTCGCCAATAGCAGCACTTCTGCATTTGCTAACAATCCGCCAACACCTAACAACTCAACCCCAGATTGATAAAACTCTTGCTGGCGATTGTGCCTGTTTTCCCAAGTCCGGCGAAAGACATTGGCATTGTAGTAGAGCCGTTCGGGATAGGTGACATCAGTCACGCGTGTAGCTACTGCACGAGCAATAGAAGCTGTCAATTCTGGACGCAACCCTAATTCTTCATCTGGACCATTTTGCAGTTGAATCACCATCTGGCGCTCAATTGCTTCTCCCGCCATCAAAGTATCCATCCGTTCCAAGGTGGAAGTGATAATCCTGTGATATCCCCAACGCTCAAACACCTGCTGTAACCTATCTTCAATCCAGCGTTTTTGAGCTACATCTAAAGGTAATAAATCCCTAGCTCCCGCTGCTGGTTGATACACCATTATTTTTTATTCCCACCAAAAAAACCACCAAACATACCCCCACCTCCAGACTTATCTGGTTGATTAGTGCCATCATGAGGAGGTGAAGTTACTTTCGAGCCACCAGATTGTGTCCCTAAAGCCTTTTCTATTTTAGGTTTCCATGACAACGCTATTTCGTTGGTGGGATCTAATTTCAAAGCATTATCAAAATGAATTTTGGCCATTTTCACCTGATTTAGCTTTAAATATACCAAGGCCATCAAACTATGACACTGACTATTTTTCGGTTCTATCCTCAGAGCATCCTGTAACTCCACCTTGGCTTGCACAAATTGGTTTTTGTGAATTAAACTTTCAGCGCGACGGATATACTGCTCTACAGGAGAAGCTTCCTTTTCTGCTGGGGGTGGGGGTGGAGGTGCTGTCTTGAGTTTTCGCGTACCTGAATTATTTGTGGATTTAGCCGATGACGGTGGCGAACTCAAAGCGTTGCTAGCACTCCGCATCAGGTAAACTAAATTTAACTCGCTGATTTGGGATATGACTTGAATTGATTGCTTTAACGAATCATATTGGGTTGCAGCAATTTGAGCGATCGCAGTTCTGTAAGAATAATCAATATTAGGGGCATTAACTAATTGTTTAGCAAAGTTGCCACTCAATTCTACTGAAGTAGATTCTTGTACTAGGCGCTTGCCTATTTGAGACACAACTATAATGTATTCTGTGCGACTGGGTTCTTTTGAAAGATGTTCATAAGCTGGGTTAACCAACTTTGATAATAATTCATTAGCCAGCTGTCTTTCCTCAGCAGAAGTAATCACGTTGCTATCCGGGTGCAAACGGCGGGCAATTTGCAGATAACGTTTACGTATAGTTTTTACATCCGCGTCAATTGGAACACACAAAATTGCGTGATGATCTATGAAATCATATTTAAACAATCCATGATCTATTTTTAAAGACATAGAGCAGTTTTGCACCAAAAGAGCTTGAGCTTTTTTCTAGTTTACTTTGTTTCATCGGTAATTTGTTAGTAGCAAATAGTCAGGTATCAGTCACTAAATTTCCTGATTTCCTTCACTTCCAGCTCGACAAAGGCGGAACTTCTACTAACTCACGACTCAGCTTGTGGTGAATTTTACCATTAGTAGCGAGAATTCTACCTGATTCAATTTTAAAAGGAGTACTATCATAGGCAGTAACTTCACCCCCAGCTTCTCGCAATAAAACTACACCTGCGACCACATCCCAAGGAGAAATTCCTCGTTCCCAATAACCATCAACACGTCCACAAGCAACATAAGCTAAATCCAGGGCGGCGGAACCGCTACGCCTCACGCCTTGGGTAAGATGTGTCAGGTGACAAAATTCTGCGTAGTTATTGTCCGATGTTTCCCGGCGATCATAGGCAAATCCCGTTACTAGGAGACTTTTACCCAGTTCAGAAATTTCTGAAACTTTGATTGAATGGCGGTTACGCGTCGCGCCTAAACCAGTAGCCGCCCGAAATAGTTCATCATGAAAAGGGTCATAAATTACCCCAACTTGCGGCACACCATGAACTAATAACCCAATGGAAACAGCAAAAGCCGAGTATTGGTGCGCG comes from the Nodularia sp. NIES-3585 genome and includes:
- a CDS encoding ferredoxin family protein; amino-acid sequence: MPHTIVTDVCEGVADCVDACPVACIHEGPGRNVKGTDWYWIDFATCIDCGICIQVCPVADAILPEERPELQKTP
- a CDS encoding inositol monophosphatase family protein, whose amino-acid sequence is MTNLQIFLDIATEAALAAGAVLKGYLGKLENAITEKGRPGDLVTVADKASEAVILEIFRRHFPEHSILAEESGKLGNQDNQYLWAIDPLDGTTNYAHQYSAFAVSIGLLVHGVPQVGVIYDPFHDELFRAATGLGATRNRHSIKVSEISELGKSLLVTGFAYDRRETSDNNYAEFCHLTHLTQGVRRSGSAALDLAYVACGRVDGYWERGISPWDVVAGVVLLREAGGEVTAYDSTPFKIESGRILATNGKIHHKLSRELVEVPPLSSWK
- a CDS encoding J domain-containing protein, with product MSLKIDHGLFKYDFIDHHAILCVPIDADVKTIRKRYLQIARRLHPDSNVITSAEERQLANELLSKLVNPAYEHLSKEPSRTEYIIVVSQIGKRLVQESTSVELSGNFAKQLVNAPNIDYSYRTAIAQIAATQYDSLKQSIQVISQISELNLVYLMRSASNALSSPPSSAKSTNNSGTRKLKTAPPPPPPAEKEASPVEQYIRRAESLIHKNQFVQAKVELQDALRIEPKNSQCHSLMALVYLKLNQVKMAKIHFDNALKLDPTNEIALSWKPKIEKALGTQSGGSKVTSPPHDGTNQPDKSGGGGMFGGFFGGNKK
- a CDS encoding ATP phosphoribosyltransferase regulatory subunit, which encodes MVYQPAAGARDLLPLDVAQKRWIEDRLQQVFERWGYHRIITSTLERMDTLMAGEAIERQMVIQLQNGPDEELGLRPELTASIARAVATRVTDVTYPERLYYNANVFRRTWENRHNRQQEFYQSGVELLGVGGLLANAEVLLLAKNCLAALGLQDWHLILGEAGITRSLLDAFPVNIQAKVRSAIAHLDRIAIDTLPLSDELRDRAIIMMDLRGDSADVLQKVSSLGLDPEQQEIVNNLKSVVELLQSEGQFPLILDLSLIQTIDYYTGIVFEIVSDTDSQARVLGRGGRYDQLLGIYHPQGKDIPGIGFVLNIEDLYQVILSTQQLPQSTPTSNWLVVAQTPDVEAAAFAHAQKLRDSTDLVRVEMDLGGRDMEATRKYASDRGIAEIAWIKSDGSIVNESLH
- a CDS encoding ABC transporter ATP-binding protein, producing the protein MTNDYLLEVKDVHAGYSKDIDILKGVNFCVKPGELVTVIGPNGAGKSTLAKTIFGLLTPHTGTITFKKENIAGLKSNQIVRKGMSYVPQLTNVFASLSVEENLEMGAFVRNVPLKPLKDKIFTMFPRLSDRRRQRAGTLSGGERQMLAMGKALMLEPSLLLLDEPSAALSPILVTQVFEQIKQINQTGTAIVLVEQNARKALEMADRGYVLESGRDAISGPGQELLHSPKVAELYLGAGKAH